The window AAACAACTATACACTTTTTAAAAGTTTTTCTACATTCCTAAAAGTGGTTCTGTATTTTTTACCGTTCCTTTTTGTCATGTGCTGCGATTCTGTATACATCTCGTTTAATATTTCTTTTGCGTCTTCGGTTTTATTTATTGCTATTAAAAACTTAGCTAATATAAAACGCTCCTCATAGTTGGAGTATCTAATATCAATAGCACGCAACTGACTTTCGGCTTCTTCTATTCTTCCTAATTTCTCTAAGGCTAAACCATACACAAATTGCGCTTTAGACTTTTTAAATTCAGGATGTTCTTTTATTTTTTCTGAATAATGAACTACTTGATTAAAATCATTTAGGTTAAAATAAGCGGTAATTAGATTTTTAATTACGTAAAAATCATTTTTATAATCA is drawn from Lacinutrix sp. WUR7 and contains these coding sequences:
- a CDS encoding TRAFs-binding domain-containing protein, whose protein sequence is MPYYLIVALQAYCIYHLIKNRNEYYWIFLIIFLPFIGCVIYLITQVYNKRGAEKVTNELVTLINPTKKIKDLEKKLEFSETFQNKINLADAYLENKEYQKAISHYELALDSDYKNDFYVIKNLITAYFNLNDFNQVVHYSEKIKEHPEFKKSKAQFVYGLALEKLGRIEEAESQLRAIDIRYSNYEERFILAKFLIAINKTEDAKEILNEMYTESQHMTKRNGKKYRTTFRNVEKLLKSV